A window of the Lolium perenne isolate Kyuss_39 chromosome 7, Kyuss_2.0, whole genome shotgun sequence genome harbors these coding sequences:
- the LOC127312118 gene encoding peroxidase P7 has translation MMASSRSSSWVAMTLLLFVALAHTADADHLSAGYYARTCPNVERVVSSVMAKRVGGGRMAPAVLRLFFHDCFVNGCDASVLLDATPFSESEKDAEPNMSLTGFTVIDEIKAALEHDCPATVSCADVLALASRDAVTLLGGPTWNVPLGRKDSRFAAEKDFTMKNLPSPNDNLGELIKMFGDLGLDARDMTALSGAHTVGMSNCEHYRKRIYGTSDTKYNIDPSFAEARKQMCPPQGSSGDAGKAPFDVQTPRKFDNAYYRDLIAHQGLLNSDQALYSGGGVDSLVVRYGSDGDAFGRDFAKAMVKMGNIPPPNGMPTEVRLHCSMANY, from the exons ATGATGGCGTCCTCCAGGAGCTCATCATGGGTTGCAATGACTCTTCTTCTCTTCGTCGCTCTGGCGCACACCGCCGACGCCGACCATCTCTCTGCAGGGTACTACGCAAGGACATGCCCCAACGTGGAGCGTGTGGTCTCGTCAGTGATGGCGAAGAGGGTCGGTGGCGGGCGCATGGCACCCGCCGTACTACGCCTCTTCTTCCATGACTGCTTCGTCAAC GGATGTGATGCCTCCGTTCTCCTGGACGCGACACCGTTCTCTGAGAGTGAGAAGGATGCCGAGCCGAACATGTCCCTCACCGGCTTCACCGTCATCGATGAGATCAAGGCCGCGCTCGAGCATGACTGCCCCGCCACCGTCTCTTGCGCTGATGTGCTCGCGCTCGCGTCCCGCGACGCGGTCACCCTACTCGGAGGCCCCACCTGGAACGTGCCCCTCGGCCGCAAGGACTCTCGCTTCGCCGCTGAGAAAGATTTCACCATGAAAAATCTCCCTAGCCCAAACGACAACCTTGGGGAGCTAATCAAAATGTTCGGGGACCTCGGCCTCGACGCCCGCGACATGACCGCACTCTCTGGCGCGCACACTGTGGGGATGTCCAATTGTGAGCACTACAGAAAACGTATCTACGGGACCAGCGACACTAAGTACAACATCGATCCCTCCTTCGCGGAGGCAAGGAAGCAGATGTGCCCACCTCAAGGATCGTCTGGTGACGCCGGCAAGGCGCCGTTCGATGTGCAGACACCCAGGAAGTTCGACAATGCTTACTACCGTGACCTTATCGCTCATCAGGGTCTCCTCAACTCCGACCAGGCTCTATACAGCGGTGGAGGCGTGGACAGTCTTGTAGTTAGGTATGGTTCCGACGGTGATGCTTTCGGGAGGGACTTTGCCAAGGCCATGGTGAAGATGGGGAACATACCTCCACCAAATGGAATGCCCACAGAAGTGAGGCTCCACTGCTCCATGGCAAACTATTGA